A window of Solanum stenotomum isolate F172 chromosome 3, ASM1918654v1, whole genome shotgun sequence contains these coding sequences:
- the LOC125857411 gene encoding uncharacterized protein At2g34460, chloroplastic-like, producing the protein MLIYRGKIRKIMATATGLFFLTTSAFSVTSKRPSVSPFVNKVHSFRLRAANIEGSEIEGKEEVGISEKKKIFVAGATGNTGKRIVEQLLAKGFAVKAGVLDVDKAKSTLPGQNPDLQIVKADVTEGSARLADAIGNDSDAVICATGFRRSLDFLAPWKVDNFGTVNLVEACRTLGVRRFLLVSSILVNGAAMGQLFNPAYVFLNVLGLTLIAKLQAEQYIRRSGINYTIIRPGGLKNDPPQGNIVMEQEDTLYEGSISRDQVAEVAVEALLHPESHYKVVEIVARTEAPKRSFKELFGSIKQQ; encoded by the exons atgttaatttacaggggaaaaattagaaaaatcatGGCTACTGCCACTGGTCTCTTCTTCCTTACAACCTCTGCCTTTTCTGTTACCTCTAAACGGCCCTCTGTTTCTCCTTTTGTCAATAAAGTTCACTCTTTTCGACTCAGAGCAGCAAAT ATAGAAGGAAGTGAAATTGAAGGAAAAGAGGAAGTGGGTATCagtgaaaagaagaaaatatttgttgCTGGTGCGACTGGGAACACTGGGAAGAGGATTGTTGAACAGCTTCTGGCAAAGGGTTTTGCTGTTAAGGCTGGGGTTCTTGATGTTGACAAGGCTAAATCAACCTTACCGGGTCAAAACCCTGATCTTCAAATT GTGAAAGCGGATGTCACAGAGGGATCAGCAAGACTAGCTGATGCCATTGGGAATGATTCAGATGCAGTAATATGTGCTACAGGATTTCGGCGTTCACTGGATTTTTTGGCTCCATGGAAG GTTGATAACTTTGGCACAGTAAACCTTGTTGAAGCATGCCGAACACTTGGTGTTAGAAGATTCCTCCTTGTTAGTTCCATTCTGGTCAATGGAGCTGCAATGGGCCAGTTGTTCAATCCAGCATATGTATTTCTCAATGTTCTTGGACTGACATTGATAGCAAAGCTCCAAGCAGAGCAATATATTCGGAGATCTGGCATCAATTACACAATAATAAGGCCTGGTGGGCTAAAAAACGATCCACCTCAAGGAAACATTGTAATGGAACAAGAG GATACCCTTTACGAAGGCTCAATATCTAGAGATCAGGTAGCTGAAGTAGCAGTTGAGGCATTACTCCATCCAGAATCTCATTACAAAGTCGTGGAGATAGTAGCTCGTACTGAAGCCCCTAAACGTTCATTCAAGGAACTATTTGGTTCCATAAAACAGCAGTAG
- the LOC125857415 gene encoding uncharacterized protein At2g34460, chloroplastic-like: protein MEGSEIMEEKEAGIGQKKKIFVAGATGNTGKRIVEQLLTKGFAVKAGVRDVDKAKSTLPEGNPLLQIVKADVTEGSAKLADAIGDDSDAVICATGFQPSWNLLTPWKVDNFGTVNLVDACQKLGINRFILISSILVNGAAMGQLFNPVYIILNVMGLVLVAKLQAERHIRKSGINYTIIRPGGLKNDPPQGNIVMQPEDTLFRGSISRDQVAEVAVEALLHPESHYKVVEIVASTDAPKRSFEELFGSIEQQ from the exons ATGGAAGGAAGTGAAATTATGGAGGAAAAAGAAGCAGGTATTGGtcagaagaagaaaatatttgttgCTGGTGCAACTGGGAATACAGGGAAGAGGATTGTTGAGCAGCTTTTGACTAAGGGTTTTGCTGTTAAAGCTGGGGTTCGTGATGTTGACAAGGCTAAATCTACCTTACCCGAAGGAAACCCTCTTCTTCAAATT GTGAAAGCCGATGTGACAGAGGGATCAGCTAAACTAGCTGATGCCATTGGTGATGATTCTGATGCGGTAATATGTGCTACAGGTTTCCAGCCTTCGTGGAACTTGTTGACACCTTGGAAG gtTGATAATTTTGGCACAGTGAACCTTGTGGATGCATGCCAAAAACTTGGTATTAATAGGTTCATCCTTATAAGTTCAATTCTTGTCAATGGGGCTGCAATGGGTCAGTTGTTCAATCCCGTCTATATAATCCTTAACGTTATGGGACTCGTATTGGTAGCAAAGCTTCAAGCTGAGAGACACATTCGTAAATCTGGCATCAACTACACAATAATTCGGCCTGGTGGGCTAAAAAACGATCCTCCACAAGGAAATATAGTCATGCAACCAGAG GATACCCTTTTTCGAGGCTCAATATCTAGAGATCAGGTAGCTGAAGTTGCAGTCGAGGCATTGCTCCATCCAGAATCTCATTACAAAGTCGTGGAGATAGTGGCTAGTACAGATGCCCCTAAACGTTCATTCGAGGAACTCTTTGGTTCAATAGAACAACAGTGA